In Populus trichocarpa isolate Nisqually-1 chromosome 16, P.trichocarpa_v4.1, whole genome shotgun sequence, a genomic segment contains:
- the LOC7486474 gene encoding uncharacterized protein LOC7486474: MVFISNQVKMVFEAKPRVHKRVWLMFQKSMGVLVGGNHTSSRFCTPLMPISWLRVEHNMNSKALRYQILSGSIARRVLLRASMLVTAMSIIPLLLFLYGSDPGLLFDSVRYNECDVPFMFMDPHLLKNRFLKPIWGSIDGEEGVNVTTNVVRELLGMQIIDPSAKVLCVGEGSAPAVFALRELGFLNACGAHRHPFFSLKHKRMAYELEYADDSFDFVLSGDLEKISVPAIVVLESERVLKPGGIGAMLVGVDSFNTNNLIRSSLPVSSLLKNSNIVHVGYVNEYTLVVFKKRIYSVGYFQQYQLPADCPSIMNNRPHLENLEPLTENKQVEHEKNIAYLPKFVDMPSRKRLVYVEIGGGEHLNSSVSSWFLPSYPVDRNTFNVYFVDHNASVLLSGVKKPGVAFIYYPGLAGVEATLNPDVEEFDQSVEDEGFDFLDWFKQTVQHADFVVLKMKAGKVELRFLSGLFQSGAVCFIDELFLSCSDQVGGNCLDLFKSLRSSGVFLHQWWGD; this comes from the exons ATGGTTTTTATTTCCAATCAAGTAAAGATGGTATTTGAGGCAAAGCCAAGAGTTCATAAAAGGGTCTGGTTAATGTTTCAAAAATCAATGGGTGTCCTTGTGGGTGGGAATCATACCTCCTCCAGGTTTTGTACTC ctctGATGCCAATTTCGTGGTTAAGAGTGGAACACAACATGAATTCGAAGGCCTTGAGATACCAGATCCTTAGTGGATCAATAGCCCGGCGTGTGCTTCTACGTGCATCTATGCTTGTCACGGCAATGTCCATCATTCCTTTGTTACTGTTCTTATATGGGTCTGATCCTGGattattgtttgattctgtGAGGTATAATGAATGTGATGTACCCTTTATGTTTATGGATCCACATTTGTTGAAGAATCGATTTTTGAAGCCAATCTGGGGCTCAATTGATGGTGAGGAAGGTGTGAATGTGACTACTAATGTTGTTAGAGAGCTTCTGGGCATGCAGATCATAGATCCTAGTGCAAAAGTTCTCTGTGTCGGTGAAGGATCTGCTCCTGCAGTTTTTGCATTACGAGAATTAGGATTTCTCAATGCTTGTGGGGCTCACAGACAcccctttttctctcttaagCATAAGAGGATGGCTTATGAGCTTGAATATGCAGACGATTCCTTTGATTTTGTGTTGTCTGGGGACCTAGAAAAGATTTCCGTCCCAGCCATTGTTGTGCTCGAGAGCGAGCGTGTGCTTAAGCCTGGTGGAATTGGGGCTATGCTTGTTGGTGTTGACAGTTTTAACACCAATAACCTGATTAGGTCTTCCTTGCCTGTGTCATCATTATTAAAGAATTCCAACATTGTCCATGTTGGTTATGTCAACGAGTATACACTGGttgttttcaagaaaagaatttaCAGTGTCGGCTACTTCCAGCAATACCAGCTACCAGCTGATTGCCCATCTATCATGAATAATAGACCTCATTTGGAGAATTTAGAACCTCTCACAGAGAATAAGCAAGTGGAACATGAGAAAAACATAGCTTATTTGCCCAAGTTTGTTGATATGCCCTCTAGGAAGCGATTAGTGTATGTTGAGATTGGGGGAGGTGAGCATCTGAATTCTAGTGTTTCAAGTTGGTTCTTGCCGTCTTATCCTGTGGATCGCAACACTTTCAATGTTTATTTTGTCGACCATAACGCTTCGGTCCTGCTTTCTGGTGTTAAAAAACCTGGTGTTGCCTTCATTTATTATCCTGGCCTTGCTGGAGTTGAGGCTACTCTTAATCCTGATGTGGAAGAGTTTGATCAATCTGTGGAAGATGAAGggtttgattttcttgattggTTTAAGCAAACAGTGCAGCATGCTGACTTTGTGGTGCTAAAAATGAAAGCAGGGAAGGTGGAACTGAGATTTCTGTCTGGTCTGTTCCAAAGCGGAGCTGTATGCTTTATTGATGAGCTGTTCCTCAGTTGCTCAGATCAAGTTGGTGGAAACTGCTTGGACCTCTTCAAGAGCCTTAGAAGCAGCGGTGTGTTTCTCCATCAGTGGTGGGGAGACTAA
- the LOC7486475 gene encoding probable E3 ubiquitin-protein ligase LOG2 codes for MGNISSNNVNGRRRHGSRQSHPPPPPPAPPQPEITPSRYVFTAATPYPSQYPNPNPPPYYQYPGYYPPAMPVQSPAPYDHRNRVDHPAAHWVGGRYPVMPQPAPYVEHQKTVTIRSDVNLKKESLRLEPDEENPGSYLVTFTFDATVAGSITIIFFAKEGEDCVLTPTKADLPPVTVNFPQGLGQKFRQPSGTGIDFTLFEGKELLKEGEMDAYPLAVKAEASPANHNGTEGNQMSEPMNSQVTQAIFEKEKGEYQVRVMKQILWVNGRRYELQEIYGIGNSVEGDVDANDPGKECVICLSEPRDTTVLPCRHMCMCSGCAKVLRFQTNRCPICRHPVDRLLEIKVNNAPDE; via the exons ATGGGAAACATCAGCAGCAACAACGTTAACGGCCGAAGGAGACACGGAAGCCGGCAGAGCCACCCTCCACCGCCCCCACCAGCACCCCCGCAGCCGGAAATCACGCCCAGCCGTTACGTTTTCACGGCGGCAACGCCTTACCCTTCGCAataccctaaccctaacccccCACCATATTATCAGTACCCTGGGTACTATCCACCCGCGATGCCCGTGCAGTCGCCAGCTCCGTACGATCACCGCAACCGGGTGGACCACCCGGCGGCTCATTGGGTAGGAGGGAGGTACCCAGTGATGCCCCAACCGGCTCCTTATGTAGAGCACCAGAAGACGGTCACTATAAGGAGCGATGTTAATTTGAAGAAGGAGAGTTTGAGGCTTGAACCGGATGAGGAGAATCCAGGGAGCTATCTTGTTACTTTCACATTTGATGCTACTGTTGCTGGAAG CATCACTATTATTTTCTTTGCGAAAGAAGGTGAGGATTGTGTCCTGACACCAACGAAGGCAGACCTTCCACCAGTGACAGTAAATTTCCCACAAGGTCTGGGCCAGAAGTTCAGACAGCCTTCTGGAACAGGGATTGATTTCACCTTGTTTGAGGGGAAAGAGTTGTTAAAAGAGGGTGAGATGGATGCCTATCCTCTAGCAGTAAAGGCAGAGGCATCCCCTGCAAATCATAATGGAACAGAAGGAAACCAAATGTCTGAACCTATGAACTCTCAGGTAACGCAAGCAATATTTGAGAAGGAGAAAGGAGAGTACCAAGTGAGGGTAATGAAGCAGATCCTCTGGGTTAATGGGAGGAGATATGAGCTTCAGGAGATATATGGGATTGGAAATTCAGTTGAGGGTGATGTTGATGCAAATGACCCAGGTAAAGAATGTGTCATTTGCCTGTCAGAACCACGGGACACTACTGTTCTTCCTTGCCGACACATG TGTATGTGCAGTGGCTGTGCAAAGGTTTTGAGGTTCCAAACAAATAGGTGCCCCATTTGCAGGCATCCAGTTGACAGGCTTCTAGAAATAAAGGTCAACAACGCTCCTGATGAATGA